A section of the Sedimentisphaera cyanobacteriorum genome encodes:
- a CDS encoding LamG domain-containing protein, with the protein MRNIIITLLFTLAMVIALPASAATVAHWDFEDGVAGEPFTPEGDASGSGYSADLVAGYPMYGWDEYYGPSYSDVTPTGEGLSMSADANHQDGYAAAEELTSWSPSVWTIEVAVYLEEMDGWDTIIGREGSAAGNAAADFYLSNDGEDDTFRIDFMTVGGERWVLDSDFVPVINQWYRIAVTCDGETVNMYCDKMDGEGFVNAGTLDISSQSVADNALAQSGFNWTFGRGWYNGNQADHIDGYIDDVRFSDEVLSKTEFLGADLSAYDPDPQPYHPEDGTVGNIHGDQAALSFNFKAGPGKETAVNPDILVHYIYHTKGDGSGDMIESPYTVTHSDYSDPNVSYGPLLLEQGTDYEWYVEEGLDDGTGNPKPAGDPNNYYSPTWSFTTVSHKPGFVSGPENAVADENGNCSFTVEGSLTAETYQWFDGETDAPLSEGGMYSGTTTQTLTITGGTIADEGEVYCVCYNGDTSSDPVSARWYMPRLIGHWKFDGNLEDSVNEVYPSVPSNDGVLAVHDSIAGPGDPNYASSEGQTAIDGDAAWFFNDGDFVEIPNQDYYNFYHEGFTFSCWYKMDETAGWTHPMIRLEPGNTSASGVLFGIDTGARQDCRFIIENALGWPGLNSHNADEPVAYNDGEWHMMTATYDPEDGTAKLYADGTFVEEIAADMSSLGYPDAPFRIGGSNLDGNPAIQGGADDARIYSYALSAEEVANLYVDFRPDEYVCVAEEGSDLDLYDLNGDCRVNLTDFALVALDWLKCSRVPYSACDWE; encoded by the coding sequence ATGAGAAATATAATAATTACATTATTGTTTACATTGGCAATGGTTATTGCGCTGCCCGCATCGGCAGCAACAGTTGCCCATTGGGATTTTGAAGACGGTGTTGCCGGCGAGCCTTTCACACCGGAAGGTGATGCCAGCGGCTCCGGCTATTCTGCAGATTTAGTTGCCGGTTATCCTATGTATGGCTGGGACGAATACTACGGCCCGTCCTATTCTGATGTTACACCAACAGGTGAAGGCCTCAGTATGAGCGCTGATGCCAATCATCAGGACGGCTATGCAGCAGCCGAGGAACTTACCAGTTGGTCGCCAAGCGTATGGACAATCGAAGTGGCTGTTTATCTTGAAGAGATGGATGGCTGGGATACTATTATCGGAAGAGAGGGGTCTGCTGCTGGGAATGCGGCCGCAGATTTCTATCTGTCAAATGACGGTGAGGATGATACTTTCCGTATTGATTTTATGACCGTTGGCGGCGAGCGTTGGGTATTAGACAGCGATTTTGTTCCGGTTATAAATCAATGGTACAGGATTGCAGTTACCTGTGACGGTGAGACTGTCAATATGTACTGCGACAAAATGGACGGCGAGGGATTTGTAAACGCAGGCACGCTCGACATTTCCTCTCAGAGCGTAGCTGATAACGCACTTGCTCAAAGCGGATTCAACTGGACATTCGGCCGTGGCTGGTACAATGGAAACCAAGCGGATCATATTGACGGCTATATTGATGATGTCAGGTTCAGCGACGAAGTGCTGAGTAAAACCGAATTTCTCGGAGCTGATCTCTCTGCATACGATCCCGACCCTCAGCCTTATCACCCAGAGGACGGAACCGTAGGCAATATCCACGGCGATCAGGCGGCCTTAAGCTTCAACTTTAAAGCCGGCCCAGGCAAGGAAACAGCAGTTAACCCGGATATTCTCGTTCACTACATCTACCACACCAAGGGCGACGGCAGCGGCGATATGATCGAATCTCCATACACAGTTACCCATTCAGACTACAGCGATCCGAACGTTTCATACGGGCCGCTGCTTCTTGAACAGGGGACTGATTATGAGTGGTACGTGGAAGAAGGCCTCGATGACGGCACCGGCAATCCTAAGCCCGCAGGAGACCCGAACAACTATTACAGCCCAACGTGGAGCTTCACTACTGTTTCCCACAAGCCCGGGTTCGTAAGCGGGCCGGAGAATGCCGTTGCAGATGAGAACGGAAACTGTTCATTTACTGTAGAAGGCTCGCTCACAGCCGAGACTTACCAGTGGTTCGACGGCGAAACAGATGCGCCGCTCTCTGAAGGCGGTATGTATTCGGGAACTACCACCCAAACCCTTACTATCACCGGAGGAACAATTGCTGATGAAGGCGAGGTTTACTGCGTCTGCTACAACGGCGATACTTCATCCGATCCGGTTAGTGCAAGGTGGTATATGCCTCGCCTGATAGGGCACTGGAAGTTCGACGGGAATCTCGAGGATTCTGTGAATGAAGTGTATCCAAGCGTTCCGTCTAATGACGGCGTTCTCGCTGTGCATGATTCAATCGCAGGTCCAGGCGACCCGAACTACGCAAGCAGTGAAGGTCAGACAGCAATCGACGGAGATGCCGCTTGGTTCTTCAACGACGGCGATTTCGTTGAGATTCCGAATCAGGACTACTACAACTTCTACCACGAAGGCTTCACTTTCAGCTGCTGGTATAAGATGGATGAAACCGCCGGCTGGACTCACCCGATGATCAGGCTCGAACCGGGTAATACATCAGCGTCCGGAGTGCTTTTCGGTATTGATACCGGCGCCCGTCAGGACTGCCGTTTCATTATTGAAAATGCTCTGGGATGGCCGGGACTGAATTCTCACAATGCAGATGAGCCTGTAGCCTACAATGACGGTGAGTGGCATATGATGACCGCAACTTATGACCCTGAAGACGGTACGGCAAAACTCTATGCAGACGGTACTTTCGTAGAAGAAATCGCTGCTGACATGAGCTCGCTGGGCTATCCGGATGCACCGTTCAGGATTGGCGGCTCCAATCTCGACGGCAACCCTGCCATTCAGGGCGGCGCGGATGATGCACGAATCTACAGCTATGCTCTAAGCGCTGAAGAAGTTGCTAATCTCTACGTTGATTTCAGGCCGGATGAATATGTATGCGTGGCAGAAGAAGGAAGCGATCTTGATCTTTACGACCTCAACGGCGACTGCCGCGTTAATCTTACCGATTTCGCTCTTGTCGCTCTCGACTGGCTCAAATGCAGCAGAGTTCCATATTCT